A segment of the Aureliella helgolandensis genome:
TGGCGGGCGGTTTGATGATCGTGGGTGAGGACATTATCGTATCCACCCGAATTCTTAGCCGCTTCAAATAGCGTCCGAATCTCTGGAGCCTGCCATCCTAAAACTTGGTCGTGGTACGCGTGCGCGAGTTCATGCATGATCGCATAAGGGTGCTTGCCCCATTGTTTGCGCTCGAGCAAGTGATCGACATTCGGAACATGAACATGCCTTGCCATTGCGGGATTGAATCCGTTGTCCTTCAACCAGTCGCGATTCGGATGATAGACCAAGCCGCGCCCCTGTCCTGCCCATTCGATCCAAATGGGTAGCTTTTGCAGTTCGGCGAGCGTCTCGCCTTTAATAACGTAAGTACAACGCTGAAGATGATTCGCTAACGCATCGAGCGCCCGCTGCCCCTTCTCCGCGTGTTCATCCGTCAACATCATCGGGTCCACCTTGACCGTCCATCCTTCGATTTGGCGAACGGTGGGCTGGTAGAAGGCTGGCGAGCTGTCGTCACCCCGTAGATCCGTGGGGAGCAGTAGCAGTAGAAGGCAAGCAAGTAGAAGCT
Coding sequences within it:
- a CDS encoding metallopeptidase; amino-acid sequence: MNTIIEQGRVGSTRKKLLLACLLLLLLPTDLRGDDSSPAFYQPTVRQIEGWTVKVDPMMLTDEHAEKGQRALDALANHLQRCTYVIKGETLAELQKLPIWIEWAGQGRGLVYHPNRDWLKDNGFNPAMARHVHVPNVDHLLERKQWGKHPYAIMHELAHAYHDQVLGWQAPEIRTLFEAAKNSGGYDNVLTHDHQTARHYGMNNHKEYFAESTEAYLGVNDFYPFVRAELKQHDPRMFALLAQIWGDF